TCAACAATGCGGGCCAGGCCGCATCGGCACCGTTCAGCCGCACCGACGCCGCGCTGTGGCAGCGCATGCTGGACGCGAACCTGAGCGGCGCCTACCACTGCATCCAGGCGGCCCTGCCGGGCATGCTCGACGCGGGCTGGGGACGCATCGTCAACGTCGCGTCCACGGCCGGGCTCACGGGCTACCGCTATGTGGCGGCGTATTGCGCGGCCAAGCACGGCCTCGTCGGGCTCACGCGCGCGCTGGCGCTGGAGGTGGCCGTGAAAGGCGTCACCGTGAATGCCGTGTGTCCGGGATTTACCGAGACGGATATCGTCCTGGATGCCGTCGCCACCATCGTGCGCAAGACGGGCCGCTCGGAGGAGCAGGCACGCACGGAACTGGCCGCCGCCAATCCACAGGGACGGCTCGTGCGGCCGGACGAGGTGGCGCACGCCGTGGCGTGGCTGTGCATGCCGGCTGCTTCGGCCATGAACGGCCAGGCGGTCGCCGTCGCGGGCGGGGAGGTGATGTGAAGCCCGACCTGACGGCGCGCCTGACGGGCGAG
This genomic stretch from Massilia putida harbors:
- a CDS encoding SDR family NAD(P)-dependent oxidoreductase, which codes for MDTLSGKHAVVTGASRGIGLAIARALRDHGARVTLMARDAAALAAAAADLGGGTAWQTADVTDAASVDDAFARAGAVDILVNNAGQAASAPFSRTDAALWQRMLDANLSGAYHCIQAALPGMLDAGWGRIVNVASTAGLTGYRYVAAYCAAKHGLVGLTRALALEVAVKGVTVNAVCPGFTETDIVLDAVATIVRKTGRSEEQARTELAAANPQGRLVRPDEVAHAVAWLCMPAASAMNGQAVAVAGGEVM